A segment of the Daphnia pulex isolate KAP4 chromosome 10, ASM2113471v1 genome:
AACCGGCTGAAATTCGTTCCAGCAATATTGAAGCAGCCAAAGGTAAATGTTAAGGTGTGACCATTGATTTGTATTGTACTTAACTaatgtattttaaattatagctGTGGCTGATGCTATTCGAACAAGCCTTGGACCCCGAGGAATGGATAAAATGGTAAGTTCTTGGGTAGGGGTGATATTTCCGAAACTTCAGTTTACAGCTTTGTCAATCTTTAGATTCAGTCGGGTAAAGGAGATGTCACCATTACCAATGATGGTGCAACCATTTTGAAACAGATGAAGCTTGTCCATCCAGCTGCTAAAATGGTATATCACCTAGTGCTTGTCTGTCAGATCCAGTGTTTaatgtcattttaaaaaatagttggtTGAGCTGTCAAAAGCTCAAGATGTCGAAGCTGGAGATGGTACAACCAGTGTTGTGGTTCTTGCTGGAAGTTTCTTGGAGGCAGCACAGAAACTTTTGGAAAAGGGAATCCATCCTACTGTCATCAGTGAATCTTTCCAGAAAGTAAGTTAAACAatataactttaatttttctccttttaaatAGCTAAACCATTTTTTTGGCATAGGCATCTGTTAAGGCTGTTGAAATTTTGGAAGCCATGGCTACTCCCATGAAACTTGAGGACCGCCACAGTTTGTTAATGAGTGCCACCACTTCACTTGGATCAAAAGTTGTATCTCAACACTCTGCACTGTTGGCCCCTCTAGCTGTTGATGCTGTTCTCAAAGTTATTGATCCTCTTAAGGATCATGATGTAGATCTCAGAGTAAGTGTGAACAATAATTATTACCAACAGCATTTAGGTTAACAAATGTATTGGGTTCTTTTAGGACATCAGAGTTATTGAGAAACTTGGCGGAACTGTGGACGATACTGAGCTTGTTGAGGGATTAGTTCTTGATCAAAGAAGTGCTGGCAGCGGCGGTCCTTCTCGGATGGAAAAGGCGAAAATTGGCTTGATCCAATTCTGTATCTCACCTCCCAAGACAGATGTAAATATTTGaagttttaatatttaaaatattttggtttctaAATTCTTAATTAATCTATTGTTAGATGGATAACCAAGTCGTCGTATCAGATTACAACGCAATGGATCGTGTGTTGCGTGAAGAACGTGCTTACATTCTCAATGTAGCCAAGCAAGTTAAAAAGGCTGGCTGCAATGTTTTGTTGGTCCAGAAATCTATTCTAAGGTAAGTttgcaattttgaaattctcatcaacCCATATTAACATGTATGTGAAATGCAATAGGGATGCGGTGAGTGAATTAGCTCTCCATTTCTTTGACAAAATGAAGATCATGGTCGTCAAGGATATCGAAAGAGAAGACATTGAGTTCATTACCAAGGTATATTTTAAGATCCACGTTCAGGTAAAGTTTCCTAATCTTAAGTTTAATTCTAGACATTGAATTGCCGACCTATCGCCAGTCTGGATCATTTCTTGCCTGAATATATGGCATCAGCTGATCTGGTAGAATCTGTCCCTACCGGTACCTCCAAAGTTGTGAAGGTAACAGATAACCCGAACTTTCGTTTTGGCTCAGGACTCATTGCTTAAATTTTACAGATTACGGGTATTCAAAATGTTGGCAAAACAGTATCAGTCATCGTCCGAGGCAGCAACAAGCTCGTCTTGGAAGAGGCTGCTCGATCTCTCCATGATGCTCTTTGTGTTATCCGTTGCCTGGTCAAAAAGAGGTATTTTCagttaattaaaacaattgtGTCTCGAGTAACTTCATGCTTTTGATAAATTGTAGGTTCATCATTGCTGGTGGTGGAGCTCCAGAGACTGAACTTGCTTATCAGCTAACCCAGTACGCACAGGGATTGCCCGGTGTTGAAGCTTATTGCCTTCGGTAAGTGACAAATTTAGGATTACTGTgtggacaaaaaaataagattttccgGTTTTAGTGCGTTTGCCGAATCGTTGGAAGTGATTCCCATGACGTTGGCCGAAAACGCAGGTCTTAATCCTATCGCCACCGTGACTGATTTGAGGAACAAACACGCCTGCGGGTTCAAGTCATCCGGTATCAACGTTCGCAAGGTATCACGAATAatgatttgtttctctttaaaaGCTTGAAGatgttaaataatttattatctAGGGTGCTATTACTAACATGCTTGACGAAGGAGTTGCACAGCCACTTCTGGTGACCACCAGTGCGATCACTTTGGCTTCGGAAACCGTCCGTTCCATTCTTAAGATTGACGACATCGTAAGTTTTGGATGgttattgttcatttttaacaactatttcaatttttttttttattgtcaggTCAACGCTCTGTACTGAGGCGTGTTCTTTCTAGTGTGAAACCAACAAATCACCCGGCCTAAGCTTGCTTTTTTTGCATTAATGTGCCGCTCTCTTGTTTGCTGCTactgtttcttctttaataCAAAATTCCTCTCGCGCTTAGGATGTTGCGAACAATTTATGATTACCGGAGAAAAACTATTCTGGATCGTAGTTCAATTAACATTTCGTAAACATTCAATTTGCTACAACTGCAGTttccgtttgattttttatttattttttttactgatacATCCGCATGTTAATGTAATATTGGAGAAGATAAAGATTTTCCTTGCAGCCAATTTACTTTTAGTATATGAGCCAAGCCATAGTATCCGTTGGAGTTTAACCATTTGTAATTTCTAATTTGCGTGTAGACAAAAGACTCATAACATAACGGACGAGTTCAGAGTTCTCCTTACCCGTCCTTACCCTATAAAAAGTTGTCTTAAGTTAATAGCTGGTTAATAGAAATAGTATAATTGTTTCCGTAGACGTTAAGGGAAGTTGAAGTGCGGTAGGGActaaaaatattagaaaaaagcaTCAATTATACCGACTGTTGACaataattttagttttctctATTGATAGATAAGTGCTATAACAGCTCCTACATACTTAATATTCGCTTTTTATAAGAAAatcgaagaaaataaaataccgaAAAGTAAACCTTGGTTCAAATTTTGATACATGCAACGTCTAAGAATTTTCCTTTGCAGACGACAgtcgattttctttgaattgttGGTTTTTCGACGGATGGTGTTGGTGTGTATTGTTTAACAGCCAACATCTCCCAAACATAGATAATTTGGACTGTAGCCCATGTTCGAGTATTTCCTTGGCATTTCTTTTCACTTGTTTCCAGGTAATTGAGAaattttgtgtaattttaCTTTAGTTATTAAGCGGAAATAATTTTGCGTGAAATTTGGAAATACAGTGAGTTTGGGTTGAACCTTATTTTACAATGATTAACACTACACTTTCTCATTCTCAGGCTACTTACAACTTACTGTAGGCTACTTTAAATCCAGTACAAACATCCCTGTATTTCCTCATATTAATCCAGCTCATTCCGAAGCATTTCCCCTTATTTACATTTCTAGAGTTAAAAGTTTTTGTTCAGTAAATTGATCagataaatacaaaaattatcttatttgtttttaaacttaTACATTGAACTGATAACATAGATCGGGCTACCTCGTCAAACTgcgttttcaattcaaatttttatttccttgatCGGACTCATTGAATCGCTTCTTGcaaggttgtttttttcgctGCGCGTAAACATTCGTATTGTTATtgcttttaaatgtttttattattatttcttctttcacattTTCATCCCCCACAGTACATCATTATGGATTcaaaagcagaagaaaatagaaaccaaCGTCTGGTTTCACCACCATGTTTCGTCAACCCTGATTTAGATAAAATCCACAATCCCGATTGCCAAAAGATACCGTCAAGTTGTCGATGCAGTGACAAAACCGCATGGATTTGGGCCAGTTCACCCGATAAAGTAAAATCTGTCCGTTGGGGTATGTGGATCTTGTttgtggaaaagaaaaatgtcgacaAAATTTGGAGTGAAATCGTAGCTCTTCTTTCGAATAATCAACTGGGTAACGTGGCCAAAGTCTCCACTGCTGATAAAAGAGGTGATATGCATGCCGTTTGCTTGTACACTTACGACTTCAAAGACGTCCCTGATGTTTTCCGAGTACTTGTGACATTGCGGCGGATGAATCACCTCGAAAATGGTCCCAATGGGACAATTCCCATAAGATACGCaacggaagaaaatgatgtagAAGAAGCCGTCAACGGAGCAGGCATTCCTATGTATATTTCGCCACCTGCTGTGATCTATGAGAAAAAGGAATCCATTAAAATGCACCATTTGCTCAAAATTGGGCCTGACTCCAAAGTTGGTTTGGTGGCGGAACTAAGGAGGAATTCCGTGAGTGAAGACATAATCAAGTTCTACAATCCACCAATAGACATCAAAATCTCTTCATCCGTATCACGTCCTTGCAAATACGATGAACTCATCGATATTGAAGATGAATTCCATGATCCACTATGTGATAAACAGCCTTCAACTTGTTGTTGTAAAGATGTCGAATGGATTTGGGCTTACCAACTTGTACGGGTAAAACCTATCCATCGTGGTAAATGGATGCTATTTCCCAAAACTGAAAATGTCGACGAGATTTGGGAAAAAGTCAAGATTCTTGTGGCAGCCAATCGACTTGGTAATATCGCCAATTGTTCACGAGcagataaagaaaatatacatGTAATTTGTGTATTCACCAAAAACTTTGAGGATGTTAAAGATGTTTTTCGAGTGCTTGTAACATTGCGACGCAATTGCCTACAAAATACTGCCATTCATTACAAAACGGATGAGGCGACAGAGCAAGGAGTGTATAAAACCGACGAAGCAGCCAAGAGAGCCGGCTTTGACTCagcagaaaaattaaaacctgGACAAAGAGTTTCGATGTATTTTTCACCACCCAGCCCAAACGTTTCTACAGGCGCTACGGAGACAATTCAGCTATTCTTAAATAATATTGGACCCAGGTTTGATAGAGGTCTTGTGGCAGAACTGAGAAAGGAACCTGATGAACTCGaggataaaataattttttataatcCACCCAGGATCCATCATCCACTATATCCATCTGGCCGTTATTATTAAGGTTTTGTTCCAAAATCTTTCTGAATTTATCTGACTGCAAAGAAAAGTAATCAttattttatagaaaaaatgagttttattctttcaagtaccttcttttattaattgtaattcattattttttgttgttccaaCAGGTCAATTCTAagcattttatttgttggaaATGTTGAGAAATCAACGTAACACAAATTAATAGCCCTGGGGTAAAGCCGTAAAGGCCTAATAAGCGTGCCTTTTCAACATTATTATCATCAAGTATGATGTCAAGTTTTCAACAGCGTTCCATAATTGCACGTATACAATCCTTTGTAGTATCTAGCTTTCACCCATTTAATTCATCATGAGCTCACATTCTCGCCCTGtgtaatatttcattttgtattttattattttacggCATATAAAATAAACTACGGGTCAATCAgccttttctttaaaaatcaaagttgTATTGAAAACAGTAATCATTGCAAATATGCAGATAGGTCAAAtcctcctgtttttttttgttttttttcaaccgtTTCTTTTTGCCCTTTTGTGCACTTAATGTCTGTCACTCTGTCCAGCCAAAATTCTACTGGACGGTCCACACCAAGGTGTAAAACTACATATATCTGGTTGTGGTAGGTATGCCTCTATTGGTTCCATATATTGTTTAACTTGAAAAACGAGTTTGTTTATAGTGTAGAGGAAGGCAGTAACGCGTGGAAAATTACTTCCATTAGAAGTATTAAAAATTCACATGTTTGCTTTCccgctttttcattttcccataACATTACCTGGCggaatttttcagaaccacATCAAGTTCAAAATCGGATTGGCACTTCCGCACTTTGGCAACTTTGGCAGACTGTGATTGCAGACGACGAATCTGTCACATTGGTCTGCTGACTGCTGTGTGCTGTCACTGATCATTTCAgtgaaacttcttttttttttaaactttcatCGACTTTCATAAACTGTTaactttgattttcattaactgAAGTTGTCAATCATTACGGAATTAAGATTTTACCACTTTGAGCAAGAACTTGtaagaaaacaacagaaaGTAATGATTTTGTCGTCAGAACTCAGAACAACCATAGTGGAACAACGTTACATCTTGGAATATAGTTAAACATGGAGCAAGTTCACGTGCCGGATTGTGAGAAGAATCCTGCGGACTGCAACTGTGAAAATGTCTCATGGATTTGGGCGAAATCCCCCGTTCAATGTGAACCTGTGCGTCGTGGAAAGTGGATAGTGTATTCTGACAAGGAAGATGTCAATGAAATTTGGGGGGAAATCAAAACCCTCATCTCAGAAAATCAATTAGGTAATTGTGCCAAGGTTTCGACAGTCGATTTTCTAGGCACACATTTGATTTGCGTGTACACTTGTGACTATCAAGACGTGCAAGATGTTTTTCGAGTGCTTGTCATATTACGTCGGAGTCACCAGAACCATTTCGTGATGCGTTACCAGCGTAAAGCATATACAAATTTGggtattaaaagaaaaactaatttgTATAAATCGCTGCCTACTCCGACATTCTTCGGTCCGACAGGACGAActgaaaaaatcgaaatgatTCGGAAAAGTACACTGATAGTAGCAGATCTAAGAAAATTCGCTCGTGACACGGAAGCCACGATCACCTTTTACGATCCACCGAAGAAACTAAATTTATTTGCTGGCGGAAGACGACAATTCGGCCTACTCCGAATAAATGAAAAGCCTCACAATCCGGATTGTAGCAAGCAACCTTTAAATTGTAAATGTGAAGACATCCCGTGGATACACGAAAAACTACCTGGCGCTGTCCAACACGTTCGTAGCGGTAAGTGGATGATCTTTGCTgacaaacaaaatgtgattGAAATTTGGGAGAAAGTCAAGATGCTTCTCCTTGCCTATCAACTTGGTTATTTTGCCAAAGTCAAAACTAAAAGTGAAGCAAGTaaacatttaatttgcgtGTACACGCAAGACTTCGAAGATATTCCCAATGTGTTTCGAGTTCTATTGACATTGAGGCGAAATTGCTTGCAAAATGACACAATTTATTACAAGACTTGCGAGGCTTCACGAAAAGGAGTGTACGCAACTGACGAAATGGCAAACAAATGCGGTTTTCCATCTGCACCAAAGTTGAAATCTGGCCAAAGGGTTTCAATGTATTATTCGCCTCCCATCTCCTTTGTCAGcaacgaaaaaggaaatactGAAGTCATccagttaattttaaataatattggGCCGGAATATCGAATTGGTCTTGTGGCCGAATCGAGAAAAGATTCGGGTGAATCCGAAGCAAAAGAAACCTTTTACAATCCGCCGCAAATATTGAATGATGCCATTCAATATGCCAATCGTCAacaactgttgttgttgccattaCTTCCTTGCAAATatcattatttgattatcaaGGCATGGGGTTGCAATAGTGAAGAGAAATTTCACAAGGGGATATGCGATCGGCAACCAAAAACATGTCAATGTGTCACTTGGATTTCCGCTAGTCGAAACGCAAGAATCAATCCGATTTATACTGGAAAATGGATGTTGTttgcaacaaagaaacaagttaACGAAATctgggaaaaattaaaaattcttctcgCCGCTAATCGACTAGGAACGAGAATCAAAGTTTCAactgtcaaattttttggCAAGTATTTCGTTTGTGTCTACACCAATGATTCTGAAAACGTTCAAGATGTGTTCCGAGTTCTCGTTACATTACGACGGAATCGCTTGAGTTTGGGTTACCTCAACTACAAGACGCATGAAGCGACGCAACAAAAACTTTACACCAACGCTCAAGTGGCCCATATGAATGACTGCGATTCAGCAAAAGAGTTGGAACCCGGAAGAAGAATGTCAATGTATTGTTCACCACCGACTGGTGACGATGTGACAGGAGCCAATGAATTAATTCAACTCTACTTGAATAACATCGGGCCTGTTTACAGAACAGGCCTTGTTGCGGAATTGCGAAAAAATTCATCCGACATTGACGCGGAATTAAAGTTCTACAATCCACCACAAATGCTTGACAGTacgttaaatttaaaatccagCCTACTGGGTCCGATTCCAACTGTCTAAAAAGGTATGAACAtcgtgaatttttaaaatagtaccaacatacaaataatttttcccttttcaaatCTCGTTTCGACAGATTTCCCTGCAGATGCCGTTCGCACAGCTTCACTTTTTACTCCGCAACTGCTTCAGCTCTTAAGGTCCGGAAAACGGTAGTAAGCTTAAACTCGAGGGCTCTCATTATGTGATTCATGTGATGGTGCCTTTATTGACTATGATTAACCCTCTCCCGTATCGTGTATGCCTCCATAAATTTGAATCGGTATACAAGTTTACCAGTCATCAGTCTTGAATATTGACTGAGTTGGTTTTTCTCTTCAGCTTCTCCTCTgtgcctttttattttcgcttttCGGTAACATTTATCTGGCAGctatgcctttttttttgtttcaacaacaaTAAACGAGTAGCTGCTGACAGTTCGACAACTACCTGTATTGAGATTTCAGATGTGCGCCACTGCAGCTGTAGAACAGAGTGTATAAACCGAGACAAGAGTCACAAGACgtgattttcatttcaaaaaggaGATACGGTAGGTTGATTTAGTTCTTTTCATTGTAGGTTAATTTGTTGTCGTAAATATTCAAGTGACTTGTTGTACCTTATTTGGCTGTCGCATTTTATTTCGCCGTATAccctttattttaaatttttttcttttatttcttgaaatcCCTAAAGTATTTTGATCAAGTTTCGGATGcccaaattttgagtttttttttatcgaattgAAGGTggttttgttcttttcgtCAATCAATTTTCCTACTCAATACTCTATCACTATGTATAGCTCTGATGCTCTGCCCGTAAATTGGATTTGGAACTTtgttatgtttgttttttcgaaaGTAACTAACTCTTAGCAAGATAAAGTAAGAGATGGCACATCTTTCTATAATATAAGATAAGACTATCATATCTTGTTCTTATTAGATTTTGAACTTGTACATTGCATTAAACGTTACACTCGCATTTTGGCACGCAACCTCAGcttagattttttattattcttcttaTAACTTTTTTCCCCCGCTGCGGGTAAACTTTCGTCCAGTATATTTATCGCTATTTGttctttcagatttttatacCCCCCCATAGTATATCATTTTTAATGGAtttcgaaaaggaaaaagatctAAATCGGCGCCTGGTTTCACCACCGCATTGCGTCGATTTAGATGAAGTCCACAATCCCAATTGCCAAAAACAACCGTCGAGTTGTAGATGCTGTGAAGAAACCGCATGGATTTGGGCAAGTTCACCCGCACCAGTCGAATCTATCCGTTGGGGTATGTGGCTCTTGTttgtggaaaagaaaaatgtcgacaaaatttggaatgaaataATAGCTCTTCTTTCGAAAAATCAACTGGGTAACGTGGCCAAAGTCTCCACTGCTGATAAAAGAACGGGAACGCATTTCATTTGCGTGTACACTTATGACTTCAGTGACGTCCCTGACGTTTTCCGAGTGCTGGTGACATTGAGGCGCATGAATcacattgaaaatgatttcttggATTACGTAACCGAAGTAAATGGTGTGGAAGAAGACGTCAACGGAGCAGACTTTGAGAGAAGGATGGAACCATGTGAAAAAATCGTTGTTAGGATGTATACTTCGCCATCTGTGACTTACTATCGGGGAGTTGAATGCATTCAAATGGCTTTGCGTAAAATTAGGCCTGAATCCAAATTTGGTCTGGTGGCGAAATTAATTCAAGATTTCATGATCCACAGTAAAGGCAATATCGAGTTCTACAATCCGCCAAAAATTCATCTGCCCTTTTCAACCAAGACAAGTCCATGCACATACGATGAACTCGTCGATTACGAAGATACAATGCACGAACTTAATTGTGATAAGCAGCCTTCCACTTGTTATtgtgaaaaaatttcttttatttgggcCCATCAACCTATATGTGTTGATTCTCATGTTGGTAACTGGCTGCTATTCCctgacaagaaaaatgtcgacGAGATTTGGGAGAAAGTCAAGAATCTTACTGCGGCCAATCACCTGGGCATTGGTGCAAAAGTGTCAAATGCTGGACTGATGACTGATGACAATGAGCATGTTATCCATGTTTTTGTACACGAATCGAAAGGTATTCAAGAATTTTTCCGAGTGCTTGTGACATTGCGACGGATGAAAATCctcgaaaatgattttttgaaatacgtAACTAAAGTAAATGATGTTGAAGAAGCCACCAATGGAGCGAGTAAAGGAACGATTGTTAGAATGCGCTATGGTTCGCCACCTATGCGCAAAGATCAGACAATTGAATCCATTCGAATGTATTTGCTTAATTTGGGCCCAGAGTCCAATGTTGGATTGGTAGCGGAATTAACAAACAATTCCACAGAGTGCAGTGAAGATGTAATCAATTTCTACAATCCACCCAAAAATGATCTGCCCTTTTCAACCCAAACACGTCCATGCAAATACGACGAACTCGTCGATttcgaaaatgatttccacCAACCACTTTGTGAAAGGCAGCCTTCAACTTGTGATTGTGACTTTGTATCTGGCATTTGGGCCCATCAACCTATAAGCATTGATTCTATTCATGGTGGCAAATGGATGCTGTAtcctgaaaaggaaaatgtcgACGAGATTTGGGAGAAAGTCAAAATTCTTACTGCGGCCAATCGGCTGGGCATTGGCGCAAAAGTACAGGATGGTGACTACTGGGACGACCATGTAATTTGCGTTTACGTGCATGATTCGACAGACGTCCAAGATGTTTTTCGAGTGCTTGTGAC
Coding sequences within it:
- the LOC124203630 gene encoding T-complex protein 1 subunit delta-like isoform X1; protein product: MAPNVQPKMKAFETKSKPAEIRSSNIEAAKAVADAIRTSLGPRGMDKMIQSGKGDVTITNDGATILKQMKLVHPAAKMLVELSKAQDVEAGDGTTSVVVLAGSFLEAAQKLLEKGIHPTVISESFQKASVKAVEILEAMATPMKLEDRHSLLMSATTSLGSKVVSQHSALLAPLAVDAVLKVIDPLKDHDVDLRDIRVIEKLGGTVDDTELVEGLVLDQRSAGSGGPSRMEKAKIGLIQFCISPPKTDMDNQVVVSDYNAMDRVLREERAYILNVAKQVKKAGCNVLLVQKSILRDAVSELALHFFDKMKIMVVKDIEREDIEFITKTLNCRPIASLDHFLPEYMASADLVESVPTGTSKVVKITGIQNVGKTVSVIVRGSNKLVLEEAARSLHDALCVIRCLVKKRFIIAGGGAPETELAYQLTQYAQGLPGVEAYCLRAFAESLEVIPMTLAENAGLNPIATVTDLRNKHACGFKSSGINVRKGAITNMLDEGVAQPLLVTTSAITLASETVRSILKIDDIVNALY
- the LOC124203628 gene encoding uncharacterized protein LOC124203628 isoform X1, yielding MDFEKEKDLNRRLVSPPHCVDLDEVHNPNCQKQPSSCRCCEETAWIWASSPAPVESIRWGMWLLFVEKKNVDKIWNEIIALLSKNQLGNVAKVSTADKRTGTHFICVYTYDFSDVPDVFRVLVTLRRMNHIENDFLDYVTEVNGVEEDVNGADFERRMEPCEKIVVRMYTSPSVTYYRGVECIQMALRKIRPESKFGLVAKLIQDFMIHSKGNIEFYNPPKIHLPFSTKTSPCTYDELVDYEDTMHELNCDKQPSTCYCEKISFIWAHQPICVDSHVGNWLLFPDKKNVDEIWEKVKNLTAANHLGIGAKVSNAGLMTDDNEHVIHVFVHESKGIQEFFRVLVTLRRMKILENDFLKYVTKVNDVEEATNGASKGTIVRMRYGSPPMRKDQTIESIRMYLLNLGPESNVGLVAELTNNSTECSEDVINFYNPPKNDLPFSTQTRPCKYDELVDFENDFHQPLCERQPSTCDCDFVSGIWAHQPISIDSIHGGKWMLYPEKENVDEIWEKVKILTAANRLGIGAKVQDGDYWDDHVICVYVHDSTDVQDVFRVLVTLRRNCLQNTFINYKTDNATLQKIYKINDSDQSTESDSAKNFEDVFLYFSPPSLSNSEITDEKEIIQLFKNNIDPGFKRGLVTLVAELEKEPHDLEAKISFYDPPRILHPFDRSLGFVPKNQFSM
- the LOC124203630 gene encoding T-complex protein 1 subunit delta-like isoform X2; translation: MAPNVQPKMKAFETKSKPAEIRSSNIEAAKAVADAIRTSLGPRGMDKMIQSGKGDVTITNDGATILKQMKLVHPAAKMLVELSKAQDVEAGDGTTSVVVLAGSFLEAAQKLLEKGIHPTVISESFQKASVKAVEILEAMATPMKLEDRHSLLMSATTSLGSKVVSQHSALLAPLAVDAVLKVIDPLKDHDVDLRDIRVIEKLGGTVDDTELVEGLVLDQRSAGSGGPSRMEKAKIGLIQFCISPPKTDMDNQVVVSDYNAMDRVLREERAYILNVAKQVKKAGCNVLLVQKSILRDAVSELALHFFDKMKIMVVKDIEREDIEFITKTLNCRPIASLDHFLPEYMASADLVESVPTGTSKVVKITGIQNVGKTVSVIVRGSNKLVLEEAARSLHDALCVIRCLVKKRFIIAGGGAPETELAYQLTQYAQGLPGVEAYCLRAFAESLEVIPMTLAENAGLNPIATVTDLRNKHACGFKSSGINVRKGAITNMLDEGVAQPFLVTTSLITLASEIVHSILEIDDIVNVY
- the LOC124203629 gene encoding uncharacterized protein LOC124203629, translating into MEQVHVPDCEKNPADCNCENVSWIWAKSPVQCEPVRRGKWIVYSDKEDVNEIWGEIKTLISENQLGNCAKVSTVDFLGTHLICVYTCDYQDVQDVFRVLVILRRSHQNHFVMRYQRKAYTNLGIKRKTNLYKSLPTPTFFGPTGRTEKIEMIRKSTLIVADLRKFARDTEATITFYDPPKKLNLFAGGRRQFGLLRINEKPHNPDCSKQPLNCKCEDIPWIHEKLPGAVQHVRSGKWMIFADKQNVIEIWEKVKMLLLAYQLGYFAKVKTKSEASKHLICVYTQDFEDIPNVFRVLLTLRRNCLQNDTIYYKTCEASRKGVYATDEMANKCGFPSAPKLKSGQRVSMYYSPPISFVSNEKGNTEVIQLILNNIGPEYRIGLVAESRKDSGESEAKETFYNPPQILNDAIQYANRQQLLLLPLLPCKYHYLIIKAWGCNSEEKFHKGICDRQPKTCQCVTWISASRNARINPIYTGKWMLFATKKQVNEIWEKLKILLAANRLGTRIKVSTVKFFGKYFVCVYTNDSENVQDVFRVLVTLRRNRLSLGYLNYKTHEATQQKLYTNAQVAHMNDCDSAKELEPGRRMSMYCSPPTGDDVTGANELIQLYLNNIGPVYRTGLVAELRKNSSDIDAELKFYNPPQMLDSTLNLKSSLLGPIPTV
- the LOC124203631 gene encoding uncharacterized protein LOC124203631, which codes for MDSKAEENRNQRLVSPPCFVNPDLDKIHNPDCQKIPSSCRCSDKTAWIWASSPDKVKSVRWGMWILFVEKKNVDKIWSEIVALLSNNQLGNVAKVSTADKRGDMHAVCLYTYDFKDVPDVFRVLVTLRRMNHLENGPNGTIPIRYATEENDVEEAVNGAGIPMYISPPAVIYEKKESIKMHHLLKIGPDSKVGLVAELRRNSVSEDIIKFYNPPIDIKISSSVSRPCKYDELIDIEDEFHDPLCDKQPSTCCCKDVEWIWAYQLVRVKPIHRGKWMLFPKTENVDEIWEKVKILVAANRLGNIANCSRADKENIHVICVFTKNFEDVKDVFRVLVTLRRNCLQNTAIHYKTDEATEQGVYKTDEAAKRAGFDSAEKLKPGQRVSMYFSPPSPNVSTGATETIQLFLNNIGPRFDRGLVAELRKEPDELEDKIIFYNPPRIHHPLYPSGRYY
- the LOC124203628 gene encoding uncharacterized protein LOC124203628 isoform X2; the encoded protein is MDFEKEKDLNRRLVSPPHCVDLDEVHNPNCQKQPSSCRCCEETAWIWASSPAPVESIRWGMWLLFVEKKNVDKIWNEIIALLSKNQLGNVAKVSTADKRTGTHFICVYTYDFSDVPDVFRVLVTLRRMNHIENDFLDYVTEVNGVEEDVNGADFERRMEPCEKIVVRMYTSPSVTYYRGVECIQMALRKIRPESKFGLVAKLIQDFMIHSKGNIEFYNPPKIHLPFSTKTSPCTYDELVDYEDTMHELNCDKQPSTCYCEKISFIWAHQPICVDSHVGNWLLFPDKKNVDEIWEKVKNLTAANHLGIGAKVSNAGLMTDDNEHVIHVFVHESKGIQEFFRVLVTLRRMKILENDFLKYVTKVNDVEEATNGASKGTIVRMRYGSPPMRKDQTIESIRMYLLNLGPESNVGLVAELTNNSTECSEDVINFYNPPKNDLPFSTQTRPCKYDELVDFENDFHQPLCERQPSTCDCDFVSGIWAHQPISIDSIHGGKWMLYPEKENVDEIWEKVKILTAANRLGIGAKVQDGDYWDDHVICVYVHDSTDVQDVFRVLVTLRRNCLQNTFINYKTDNATLQKIYKINDSDQSTESDSAKNFEDVFLYFSPPSLSNSEITDEKEIIQLFKNNIDPGFKRGLVTLVAELEKEPHDLEAKISFYDPPRILHPFDRSLGFVPKNQ